Below is a window of Pseudomonas eucalypticola DNA.
TCTTCACGGATGCGCACAGGTCCATACCCGGAGCGGGCACGGTAGTTGATAAAACTTTCGAGGTAACGGGATTCGGACAGCAGTCCCTCTTCCGTCAGACGGTCAAGTTCCTGGTCGATCATTTCGGGGCAGGCGCCGCGCTGACGCAGTTTACGCGTCAGCTCTACCCGACCGTGCTCGCGTCGCGCGAGCAGGTCCATGGCGCTCCGTCGCACGGCGACGGGGGTATCCAGTATGACGGACATGACGTACTTAGAAATCGACGTCTGCGTCTACCATTTCGTCTTCGGCATCCGCTTCAACCGCGGTTGCTTTCTTGGCATCAACGCCGCCGGTCAGCAGCTTGTCACGGATCTGCTTCTCGAGGGCCGCACCGATTTCCGGGTTATCTGCCAGGAATTTGGCCGAGTTGGCCTTGCCCTGACCGATCTTGCTGCCCTGGTAGCTGTACCAGGCACCGGCTTTTTCCAACAGGCCGTGGGCAACGCCCAGGTCGATGATTTCGCCGTTGAGGTAGATGCCCTTGCCGTAAAGGATCTGGAATTCAGCCTGACGGAAAGGCGGTGCCACCTTGTTCTTGACGATCTTCACGCGGGTTTCGCTACCGACCACTTCGTCGCCTTCCTTCACCGCGCCGGTGCGACGGATGTCCAGACGGACCGAAGCGTAGAACTTCAGTGCGTTACCACCGGTAGTGGTTTCCGGGCTGCCGAACATCACGCCGATCTTCATGCGGATCTGGTTGATGAAGATGACCAGGCAGTTGGCGTTCTTGATGTTACCGGTGATTTTGCGCAGCGCCTGGGACATCAGGCGAGCCTGCAGGCCCACGTGCATGTCCCCCATCTCGCCTTCGATCTCGGCCTTCGGTACCAGGGCTGCCACGGAGTCGACGATGATCACGTCAACGGCGTTGGAGCGCACCAGCATGTCGGTGATTTCCAGGGCCTGTTCGCCGGTGTCCGGCTGGGAGACCAGCAGGTCATCGACGTTCACGCCCAGTTTGCCGGCGTATTCAGGGTCCAGGGCGTGCTCGGCGTCGACGAACGCACAGGTAGCGCCCATCTTCTGAGCCTGGGCGATCACCGACAGGGTCAGGGTGGTCTTACCCGACGATTCCGGGCCGTAGATCTCGACGATACGGCCTTTCGGCAGGCCGCCGATGCCCAGCGCGATGTCCAGGCCCAGGGAGCCGGTGGAGATAGCAGGAATAGCCTGGCGGTCGTGGTCACCCATACGCATCACGGCACCCTTGCCGAATTGACGTTCGATCTGACCCAAGGCCGCAGCCAAGGCTTTCTTCTTGTTGTCGTCCATTAAAGTCCTCTCTAGAAATCAATTAGGCCTGATGGCCGAATAACTGTATAAGTAGCCAGTATTATTCCACAGGGATCGTTGCACGCCTACCCCCGTGATGAGATTTCTGCTGCTACAAGACGTATCAGCCCCTCTAGCGCGGCCTTTACCGTTTGTCGGCGGACCTCGTCGCGGTCGCCGGCGAACTGTTGGCGCTCGCACACCACCTGCCGCCCCTGTGCCCAGGCGAGCCACACGGTGCCCACCGGCTTGCCCGGCGTACCTCCGTCCGGCCCGGCGATGCCGCTCACGGCCACCGAAAAATGCGCGTCGCTGCGCTCCACCGCGCCCAGCGCCATGGCCTCGACCACTTCGCGACTGACCGCGCCAACCTGGGGAAACAGTGCAGGCGGTACACCCAGCTGGGCGGTTTTCTGTTT
It encodes the following:
- the recX gene encoding recombination regulator RecX, which codes for MSVILDTPVAVRRSAMDLLARREHGRVELTRKLRQRGACPEMIDQELDRLTEEGLLSESRYLESFINYRARSGYGPVRIREELGQRGLQRADIEQALRESNFDWAAQLADVWRRKFAGQLPTDPRSRAQQTRFLSYRGYPLEMIGRLLSGRSIDD
- the recA gene encoding recombinase RecA, with the protein product MDDNKKKALAAALGQIERQFGKGAVMRMGDHDRQAIPAISTGSLGLDIALGIGGLPKGRIVEIYGPESSGKTTLTLSVIAQAQKMGATCAFVDAEHALDPEYAGKLGVNVDDLLVSQPDTGEQALEITDMLVRSNAVDVIIVDSVAALVPKAEIEGEMGDMHVGLQARLMSQALRKITGNIKNANCLVIFINQIRMKIGVMFGSPETTTGGNALKFYASVRLDIRRTGAVKEGDEVVGSETRVKIVKNKVAPPFRQAEFQILYGKGIYLNGEIIDLGVAHGLLEKAGAWYSYQGSKIGQGKANSAKFLADNPEIGAALEKQIRDKLLTGGVDAKKATAVEADAEDEMVDADVDF
- a CDS encoding CinA family protein; protein product: MDPITQLSQSLGEGLKRLNQQVTTAESCTGGGIGEAITRIAGSSAWFEAGYITYSNKQKTAQLGVPPALFPQVGAVSREVVEAMALGAVERSDAHFSVAVSGIAGPDGGTPGKPVGTVWLAWAQGRQVVCERQQFAGDRDEVRRQTVKAALEGLIRLVAAEISSRG